Proteins encoded together in one Triticum dicoccoides isolate Atlit2015 ecotype Zavitan chromosome 7B, WEW_v2.0, whole genome shotgun sequence window:
- the LOC119339007 gene encoding putative ATP synthase protein YMF19 produces MPQLDKLTYFSQFFWLCLLLFTFYILLFNNNNGILGISRILKLRNQLLSRRGGEIQSKDPKNLEDISRKGFSTGLSYMYSSLSEVSQWCKTVDYLGKRRKITLISDFGEISGSRGMERQILYLISKSSYNTSSSRITCWKNIMLTHVPHGQGSIVL; encoded by the coding sequence ATGCCTCAACTTGATAAATTAACTTATTTCTCACAATTTTTCTGGTTATGTCTTCTCCTCTTTACTTTTTATATTCTCTTATTTAATAATAATAATGGAATACTTGGAATTAGTAGAATTCTCAAACTACGGAACCAACTGCTTTCGCGCCGGGGGGGCGAGATCCAGAGCAAGGACCCTAAGAATCTGGAAGATATCTCGAGAAAAGGTTTTAGCACCGGTCTCTCATATATGTACTCCAGTTTATCCGAAGTATCCCAATGGTGTAAGACCGTCGACTATTTGGGAAAAAGGAGGAAAATCACTCTGATCTCTGATTTCGGAGAAATAAGTGGCTCACGAGGAATGGAGAGACAGATTCTCTATTTGATCTCGAAGTCCTCATATAACACTTCTTCCAGTCGGATCACTTGTTGGAAAAACATAATGCTCACACATGTTCCACACGGGCAAGGAAGCATAGTATTATGA